Genomic window (Ananas comosus cultivar F153 linkage group 16, ASM154086v1, whole genome shotgun sequence):
CCTTTTGCTAATACGCGCCTGAACTTTAAGTATTAGCAATTTAATTTCTTTGTCTCTCtcttcaattaaaattattaattatacaacTATTTTGGCTGCGTGTCTTGCATTTGGTCTTATAAAACttcaaaagaataagaaaattattttgccTATTTTAACATATAAAGAAAGTAACAAAAAATCGAAtgttggttcacctatttttcATTCTTACGCTTgattatcaaaattgaaagagaaattaagcatttttatatttcaaagtCTTATATGTTTTTATGCATGATATCGATAAAAGTTATTGTCACACCCCAagaatcccacatcggataagaatggggatgtgattgagtatataagagatttagacactagtaaaaaaaaattgggcttaagcattttgggctgatggttgggcccaacgagttattgttactagtgTGCTGGGTCCTTACATTTTGTATCAGAGGCAATCACCAGGCAagaatgtgtggcgagtctcgactgagccagaGTCTAAAAGATAAGATGATAGGCTATGCCAGAATCTATATGACAAGGTGACCGGTTATGCCAGGGTCtcaatgacaaggctagcgagacgagtctcacatcccTTGGTAATCTTGGGTTGTgaagtctgtcacaccccaataatcccaatAATCCCACTAGGATCCCAAGTGCCCGAATCAATCAAAAGTTTAATGGACATAGGATCCCAAAATCAATCGAAAGTTTAATGGGAAAGTCCTCTATCCTAAAATTAGCAGAAAGACGGATATTCCTTGCTCATTATCAGACCTAGAAATGAGACATTGGAAGAATCTTTTTGGACTAGATGATCCTATTTGGTCAAATACCTAGCGACAAACTCCTATGgaaatggggatgtgattgggtatataagaaatttagacactcttaaaaaaaaaaaaaaaaaaaaaactggacttaagtattttgggatTTGAgacggtggttgggcccaacgagttattgttgctagtgggctggattGTTACAATTGTTGCATGCTTAATAACTTTGATAGAGAAAAGGGGTCAATTAAAGCAGTTGATGAAATTTAGGGAGCCAAACCAAATTACCAAAGTTAATCACTCATGATCTGTAGTTAGGCCACAAAAAATCCTCCTAGAATTACATTAATGGGTTATTTGATTACATACAGATCTAAATTCAGTATTTAATTTACTGCATTTGAATTTAGCTACTGCAATTGAAACTGTATGAGTAGGCTCAATTATAGCCAGCTAAAACTGTGCCTAAATTAGCTACAGATTCAACTACAGTAACTAGAtagagtaactttaaacaaagTTGAGCTCAGCTCCCTAACAACCATCTGAATAGaacatatatttatttctgtTTAGAGGATAATCTCAACATCCtatataaaagttataaaaCTCTGTAAATATATTTCTCAACAGAAGAAAAATAGTTAAAGTATTTATTTCAGTATAGCCTACAGTTGAGGAGGTCTACATgcattttttaacaaaaagaaaaaaaagaagaaaaaaaaagaaaagaccaAGTACTGTAGTCAATTAATCTTGagtaaattaattaagctcATAATTATGTATTAGCAGTAGTTTGTCACATAGTTAAGAATTTTGCTCACAAAGCCTGTGTGGCGCTCGCTTCCTCAATGAAGATGGGTAAGTTTTGCTTTCTGTTTGCTAGTCCAGACCTTCGCATCCTACGACTAAgtgcaacaaagaaaaaaaagcaacaaaatttttgcgaaaaaaactaagtactctaTTACTTAGAAAATGTGGATTACAAGCACGTACaattctctctatctctttggCCTCAACTATTCTCCTATTTATAGCCCTCCAGGATATAGAGAAAACTGCCAACATTAATGCAAAGTGAACTTAATAAGGGTTGCTCATAACCTTTTGTGTTTCCACTGGACCCATTTCTTGAGGCATTATTAATAGCTGCAGTTTCAAAATGCTCCATCTCCCATAAGAGCTTTGCTTCCTAAACAATGCCTCTTCCGTTGCCCACTTAGCGAAATTGGGCCAGGGACTTGAACTTGGCTGAAACtttttctaagtccctgacaAACTGCTAGCTTTAGTAATCTCAGCCTCGAGAGCTTCCATTTGCAGCTCCAACTCCCTCAGCCTCCTGTTCATGCTCTCGAGTCTCTTCCTTGAAGCCTCATCTGCAGTGTTTCATTGCTCTTAGTTTTAGATTATCTGTTTATCAGACTTCATTAAGAGGTTGTTTGGTTTCTTAGAAAAGCacgaagaaaaaaatttctgagaaaaatgtttttcatgaaaaactgCTTTTCCAGTTTTTCATCCGTTTGGTTTCAAGAAAAACTACTTGTTTGGAAagctttttttcaaatttcatggCAAGTTAGTGTTTTCCTTtcctgatatttttttttagaaaaatgagaAGGATGATTTTTCattaaatctgaaaaaaaactttctaaaaaaatagttttgtcTTGAAACCAAATCggcgaaaaattgaaaaagggattttccataaaatattttttttcttgaatattttttttttccatactgATTTGAAGAACCAAACAGTCTGTTTGGTGAAATAAGATTCTAAATTCTGAGAACAAAACTTCAGTTTTACAACTTCTATATTTGCGAAAGAGAAAAACtatcagaaaaaagaaaacaagtaaAATGCATGAAAGTTACCCCGACAATAAACCCACTTTGATCCAACCGCTTAACCTTAAAAAACATGATTCCTTTAGTTTGTATTATGTCCTTTTAATGACAAATTTTGAGTTCACCGCTTGCTCTAATAAAAATATAGCCACATGAATTACGTGCGATACTCTAATTGACCTGCGAATAATGCTATCTGTACACTCCATTTGGGGTACACATATTACACTTTTCAAATGCGAGAGtcaaaactttttctttttaggaaaaatttcaaaaacccccctgtggtttcgtagtttctcactttgccccccctgtggtttaaaatgtatcaatttgcctccctgtggtttcttttttctctttttcttatcaatttcattattttttttcttaaatcagtgataaagttaaaattaaagggtactaaaatgaatatttaataaatctagatgggtatctgaagttttttgtatataatttaatgaaatattaacgaaaaagctaccgaaaagataaaaacgaaaccacatgggggcaatttgatacattttaaaccacaggggggcaaagtgagaaactacgaaaccacaggagggtttttttgaagttttcctttttataatactaaaatctaATAGTTCTTAAACATAAAGTTGGAGGGTATAAAATATACATTTCTTTTTGGGATACACACCTGTCATTTTTCGTAACCTGCTTAAAATATAAGTCATCCAAAATCTGAAGTAACAAAATTATCAAGTGATCAAAAACTTCTAAAACTTTGACAATCAGATCAAAATAGTCATAATTTGAGGTATCCATATAGTGTCTACCATTTTTTTCTTAGCTCTCTACAATACTTTTTCCCATAGAAATATATTGAGTAACACTGCAACTCACAGCAAGGCCAATAAAGAGAGCATTTATATGTATAGATATGGGACTTTTGCTTTATATATCTCTCACACTActgatcaaaatttttaaatttaaattaaaattactaaaatacccttctaaatttCGAGTCCTATTAGTAAATCCTAGaaatttgagaatatttgaaaaaaaaaaatttaaaaaataaataagggtACGTTAATCAACCAaacatattttagatatttttaaaatttttgaatggcacattagatattattccatatatatatatatatatatatgcactagACCAGTGATGCTACTGGTACACCCCAATATAAGATGTACATCTTACACCCACTTTATCCAATGATTATTAATTATCTACTTGTGACTTGtcccctcaatttttttttaatttttattaaaaattatttagatttttgtgAATTCTAAAATGAGAGTGTAATAACCTAAACCCCCTTTGGGACTAGACAAGAAGAATTTCTCTTACCAGACTGGGAAATGAAGTCGGAGATGGTTTCACTGTAGCCGCCGACTTCTGCAGTTGCAACGGCTCCCTGATGAGCTGTATTACTACTGTCTTCTCCATCACCCTTCCTCAGTACaacttctctctttctccccaaCATACCTGCAGCTGCaagacgacgatgacgacgacgacgacgacgatgattcttttctttcttaattccCTTTCTCCTTCCACTTCTGCAACTTGAGCTACTGTGTATCTACTTATGCAAATTAGTTGTAATGTTTTGGTtagttattgttattattattatatgtataggGGTTATTTTTTTGTGTTGGAGGAGGGGATAGCATTTTTATGAGCAGAAGAGGAGGTAGTGTTCAAAAAGTTTGGGTCGTGGTCAAGTTCAACCTGGCGACTTTGAccggatttaaaaaaaaaaaaaagaatagccGCCATGGAAGTAGCagtatgatgatgatgacgacgacgacgaagaagaagaagaagacgacgacgacgaccaaATGGGCTCAGATTCCCTTTTTTAATTCcgatggtttcatatttttttattttaatattctataatttaaaatacaataatttagtatctgtggttttatttttctctttttattatctttcccgctattttttttttgttaaataagtaacaaagttaaaactaaaaggtactaaagtgaatattcgagaAATCTAAGtgagatatttaaagtttttttgtatataatttaactaaatgttaacggaggagctgacgaaaaaaatgaaatcataaatcactaaattgatacactttaaatcacatggatAGTATTTAGagtttaccttcttttttttttttttgtattaagcTCACTCTCTTGGTGAGATCACCTGTTGTGGGATCTCGTTAATGTTGTTGAGAACATAATTTAAGGAATGAtatctaatataatataatataccttttagaaattcaaaactATCTAATATATTCCTGACTGACCAAAATGTCATTATCGATTTTCAAAAATCTCTTCAAATATCTCCAAACTTTTTAAGGGTTTACTAATGGAATTTAGGGTTGAACTAAAAATCGAGTAGTAGTGGGGAATAAAGGAGCTgaagcctctttttttttttttNtttcttttgagagagaaaggtagcatgttactcgcttcgtttattttttaaaaaataaatttagttgaaaatatgaagcaactagGGCATCGAATTTAGAACCTCAAGTATCAACTATCAAGTACTTTGCCACTTGtactagggacagtcggttaaAGCCTCTAACATTAGAGGGGCGTTTCTTTATATACCCTTTATTACTAttaaagatttttaaatttgcCTTCCAATACTCAAAATATCCTTCTAAAGTTCCATCTCATTAGTAAActctaaagagaaaaaaaattatttgaggaaatttttttaaatcaacaaGGATGCTTTACTAGCccaagaataaataaaatattttaaaattttgaagagtatattagatattatatttatttttattttactcttctCAATATCAAAAACGTATGCACGCcactttttctaaaaataataataataaatacaaatcTTTGAATGGTCGGAGTAATAAGAAAAAATCTGAAATGGGATACGTCGATACTGACCCATCACACTCTGACTTTACACAGAAAATGTATGTGTAATAGTAGTGTAGAGCTATCCAAATCGTagagaatttgatttttttttatttttttgatatttggatcaagaattatacTCCAAGAATTGAATAGtatcctagagttgagtgatcctcacaggataataatattaattcaaagattaaaaataattaaaaaaactgtTCTAAGAGTCAAAAAGTCAGAAACATCAGATTTTCTATTCTTTCGATGGTATAGTAACTCTACTCGTAATAGTACGTGGAAAATTGGAAAATAAGCTACTGTCCAGTAACTGaacaaaaatgaaataattCAATCGAGAAAGACTTATTAAAATATGGGCTTTTTAATAAGTATTAAGGCTTTATTTaggattacaaaaaaattacattaaatatggtaaaaaagtaccatgattttttttttttattttggtgtatAATAACAAACTGTGCATATCATAAtgagtcgattacgatatattttctatggtcttttggaaaatagaaaagtatatttttatatacttacTCTCAAgccttggaaaaaaaaaaaaaaaaaaagaattaggaCACCGAAGCTCTTGAAATTTGGCTGGATTATACTTGTCCCTCGTGAAGTTGAAAACATTGGAAAGTTatacctacatatatatatattacatagaagtaaataataagttataggtatataaattaaatatgatgtgatattatatatttttcactttgtcaTTATCAGCTATTTGAGCCCAAATTTTCTCAGTAATTAGCATTTTtatgagaaaaataaagaacTCGAATATATCTAAATATATACATCTCCgcattcaaaaaaaagaaacaagtaaACATAAGCTTTTAAATGGCAAGTGACTAAAAAGGCTTTCAGAATGTGATTGATAATACGACAATGAACAAAGTGTCGCATTACTAGCATGTCAGTAACACATCAATACTCAATcagtaaatttaatttcaacaatctaaaaattttgggtcaaaaaaatatatataacaaggcATACCCGGCTCATAATTTGaggatcaaaaacataatttagtacatataataattttagGCAATGGTTTCTCATTCCTGTAACATGCATTGCaggaggaaaataaaaaaaaaaaggggtaaaaactTCAATATCCACCCCTcggtttcgcattttttcactttagtaccctgtagtttaaatgcatcaatttagtactctgtggtttcatttttttcttttcgtcggcttctctgttaatatttcgttaaattaaatacaaaaaacttcaaataccctacatacgtttatcgaatatttactttagtatcctttagttttagcTTTATcgctcatttttttttcctccattaatatttcgttaaattatatacaaaaaacttcagatatcctacctaggtttatcgaatattcattttagtactctttagttttaacttcgtCACCGATTTAACGAAATAAATTcatgaaatgaataataaaaagagaaaaatgaaaccacatggtactaacttgatatactttaaactacatggtactaaagtgagaaagtgcgaaaccacatgggctaacttgatacactttaaaccacataatactaaagtgagaaagt
Coding sequences:
- the LOC109722464 gene encoding protein BRICK1-like, with the translated sequence MLGRKREVVLRKGDGEDSSNTAHQGAVATAEVGGYSETISDFISQSDEASRKRLESMNRRLRELELQMEALEAEITKASSLSGT